CTTTTCTGCTTCTGAACTGGACCCTGAGCTTCTAACCATAGATACTTCATCGAAGACACAATTCCTGCTTAGAACCATTAGGTTTTCTGATGGAGACCAGACCATGTATCCTTTGATTCCATCACCGTAGCCCATAAACACtcttaaaagtgaatattcagCAGATCTACTTGACCACACCTCAGAAGGTATCCTGCACTCGATGCCTATGTAGGGAACAAGATTTATCAAGTAGCAAGTCGTGTTAACTGCTTCAGCCCAAAACCGCTTCTCCAAACCAGCACTCGAGAGCGTGCACATCGCTCTCTCTAGCATTATCTGGTTTATCCATTTTGCAACACCATCCCGCTGTGGTATTCCCCTGTCTGTAAGATGCTTGGCAGATGTTGCATCCTTACAAAACTGTTTGAACTCTTCCGAGCAGAGACCAATATCAGAATGAAGCATATCTTGCTTCGACAGATGTTGCATCCCACACTCACCCATATGTCCAACCCTCATATTCCATAGCTTAGTCATATCTTCCTCTGGGATCTCTGGTGATGCAACATTTGCTGAACCTGTAACGGTAGTACCCTTCAGCAAATATAGAGTACCATTCATGAAACCCTTCAGAATCACATCAGAACCCTTGCAGACATTCAGAACTCCATCACCACCCGAATATTTGAACCCTCTACTGTCCAGAAGACTCATGGATATCAAATTCTTCGTCATTGATGGAACATGCCTAACCTCGTTCAATGTGCAGAATCTACCATCATGTGTTCTGAGCTTGATTGAGCCGATCCCAGCAATCTTGCAGGCAAAGTCATTTGCCATCTTAATCTTGCCGTCAAGTACCTCTGTGTACTTCGAAAACCACTCTTTCCTTAGTGTCATATGGTAGGATGCTCCTGTATCCAGAACCCACACATCAGAAGAGTGTGTGTCTGTGCACAACAAGAGCGATGTCGTTGTCAGACTTGGTTTCATCCTCGGCTACTGCAACAGACCCAAACTGCTTCTCCTTCATCTTGGGACAGTCTGACTTCCAATGTCCCTTCTCTTTGCAATAGTTGCAAATATCAGATGCTTTAGGATCACTTGGAACCGACTTCCTATCTTTCAATGTCCTTCTGTTCAGATGTCCCTTCACACCACTGACAAACAACCCCGATGCTTGATTGTCTGTCCCTGAGCTGGATGCCTTATGGCACAATTCCCGACTATGAAACGCCGACCTAACTTCTTCCAGTTTCACTGTATCTTTGCCAACAATGAACGATTGCACGAAGTTCTCGAAGGAGTTCAGCAGAGATACCAACAAGATTAGTGACGCGTCTTCATCCTCCACCTTAACATCGATGTTACACAGCTCCAGTAATATCGAATTCAGCTTATCAAGATGGTCGCGAAGCTCAATACCTTCTTGCATACGCAAGGCGAAGAGGTGTTGCTTCAGAAGTAGCTTATTCGTTAGAGATTTTGTCATGTACAAACTCTCCAACTTCTGCCACAAACTAGCAGCTGTTTTCTCATCCGACACTTCGATGATAATCTCGTCTGCTAGACCCAACAAAATTGTTGAGAACGCTTTCTCTTCCAGAGCCTCCAAATCAGCTGCTTCAGATTTCTTCCCTGACAATGGTCCCCAGATGCCTTGTTGCTGCAACAACGCCTGCATCTTAATCTGCCAAAGACTGAAGCTATTTCTTCCATCAAACTTGTCGATCTTCGCTCTTATTCCAGACATCTTCTCACTAGATCACAAcccgaagctctgataccagtttgtTGTAACGACGTGAGAAGGAACAGATGcggaaacagatgaataaaagCGATGTAACTACGACACAGATATTTAACGTGATTCACCCCTAGGGCTACATCCAcgggcaaagagagatcttattATTGGAGGCGATATTGAGCTTACAAAGTGCAAGTTCAGGGTTACttcgaatacaagatatatatagtaatatctcgcatctaaaaccctagactAAACGGACTCATGGGCCTAAGCCCACgatcagatgtaacatccataataacttgatgcaaccgagtcggtatgatgcacgtgatgtaacatccatcgcctagatgtatcatccagattcaaggcatatcaaCAGCTTGAACAAGGATATATAGACTGGACCTTTCAGATGAAGACCCCAAGTGTGTATAACAGACCCCAACGATGAAATTAAGCCTCCCTGAAACAGAGTGTTAAAATCAGAGCTATGACTACCGTAAGTAACATACCAGGTTTGATTCTCACCGAGAACATGACTGAAGCGTGGGAGAGACCCGGTTTAAGCAGAAAAGAACTCAAGTCTTTTGTAGAAAATAGACACACAAGTGCTGAGATTAATGTTGCGCATAAATTGTATAAGAAGACTACAGTTATTTCTTCAGGGTATACCTCCATGATCCGAGTCTGCAATCATATATGAGCCCGAATTTAGAAATAGTTTTATGTGTCACCAACAAATTCAAAGTATTTTTCTTGTACCTGAAGAATCAACCAGATTGAAACAAGCAAATATTGTGCAGCGATTAATAGACCTCCAATGATCCAACTTGACTCAGATATAGTCAAATGCTGGTCATGCGAGACGGTTGTTGATGACGCTAGAATTTTGGGGCCTGTATAAAGAACAACAACCAGAGCACCAGACATAGATACTATCGTGCCAATGATTTTAGCCTGAGTCGCAGAGCTTCTTAACACGACTTGTTCCATCCTTGACGAGTCATCcaaaggaagaagaaccagttaGTGCTAAATGATTGGATGATAGTAAGCAAACCATATCTTTGTCACTACTGTACTACACACATCGAAAGACAACAAGGTGTAACCTGAAGATGATAGCGAGAGTAAAGGTAAAAGCTGGCGTAATGTTACTGATGGCAGAAGCAAGCGTCGGGGAACTATATTCTATTCCTTTGCAGCCAGCTATCCCCGACATGAACCTGTTCCCTCTAAGTCAGAAAAGTGTATAATATGAAAATGCCCATAACTCTAGGAGTAATTAGTTAATTACCCGACAAGTGCAAGTAAGAAAATCTTGAAGAAGACAGAAGATTTGGCTGAAGGTAATCTTCTTGACCTGCACATTGTAATATATGTTCACAttcttgaaaattttataaagatttGGCTCAACGTAATAAAGAGTTGTGTTAGGAGATCAAGTACCTTCTAAAGAGGAGGGAAAGTGGAAGAAGGACAAGTGTAGCAACGACATAATTGTAGAAGACAAAGACATAGAAGCTCAATCCTCTCATGGTCGCAGCCTTGAACAGTGTGTTAGATCCAACCGTGACACACTCCACAGCCACCATTGCAGTGAATGGCACAACATCTCTGCAAAAGTATTTCCATGCCACCTCTTCTTCTACTCCTCTTGCCATAAGATCTGATGTTCAGACTTTGTAAAAAATCTCAGAAGTCAAAGCGACTTCATCAGCAACCATAGTAATTAAACCCAACACGTTTGCTAAATGCTAAATTAATTATTCTCAACTTGACCATGcaactaatatatttatgataaagGGTCCCAATTTTTCCTCCATAACATATGATTCTCATATGTTTGGTCATATGTCCCTTTTCAAAATCATTGCATGAATCAAAAGAACACGAAACAGAAGATTTTTTTACTCAAATTATTATATAACCTCAAAACGATACTAGAAAAAAATAACAGAATTACATCTTATACTGTAGGTAAAATATAGAGacatataaacataaacaaagacCATATTTTAAAGGATCGTTATTGATAAACCAACAGTACAATGATTTCACTTGCATCAATCTTATCTTAATGACAAGGCTTCATCTTCTACAACGTGTGTAAGTAACAAAGGTGACTGTTCAGAACCAGTCACAGTTTTGGTTGCATCCTCTCTTGCTTTTCCCCAAATCACAGTGTAGAATCCTAAGCTCAAAATCACAGACCCGATGACACTGCCCACAACACATACATGGAAAGTTATTACTGCCTTGATATACATATACGATATCTACAAAGGCATATAGTACCTCCCAAGGTAAAGTGCATCGCCGAGGAATATAGCACCCAAGATGACTGCAATGACTATAGACAATGGTTTGAACAATGATATATAGACTGGACCCTTCAGATGCAGACCCCATGTGTGCATAGCTAAGCCAAATGATGAAAGCAAGACTCCCTGAATAAAATAGTGTTAATTTATGAGCATAAAAGATAGTCAGTCACATATAAGGTTTGATACTCACCGAGTATATGATTGCAGCGAGGGAAATATCCGGTTTAAGCACCCAAGATGTCAAGTTTCTTTCCGCAAAGAAACAAACTGGTGCTGAGATTAGCGTTGCAAATAAGTTGTAGAAGAAGATTACTGTTATTTCTTCAGGGTATGCTTCCATGACCTTAGTCTTAAACCACATACAACTATCAATTTAGAAAGAGATATATGTGTCAAGACTCTAAGAACAACcaaaagtcttttttttctgaacttTTTCAAGTGTCCCCCCATACATACCTGAACAATATACCAGActgatataaaaaaatactgTGAAGCAAGCAAAAGGCCTCCGATCATCCAACTTGAATTGGACGAAGTCAAATGCTGGTCAAGCGAAATGTTAGATGGCGAAGGTGCAGCAGTGAGAACTTTATGGCCTTTATAGAGCACAACAACCAGAGCACCAGATATAGATACTATCGTGCCAATGATTTTAGCCTGAGTCGCAGAGCTTCTTAACCTTACTTGTTCAATCCTATACGAAGAAAGCAGAACCAGTTAAAATTACATGAT
This Brassica napus cultivar Da-Ae chromosome C6, Da-Ae, whole genome shotgun sequence DNA region includes the following protein-coding sequences:
- the LOC106403157 gene encoding WAT1-related protein At5g40230-like; this translates as MARGVEEEVAWKYFCRDVVPFTAMVAVECVTVGSNTLFKAATMRGLSFYVFVFYNYVVATLVLLPLSLLFRRSRRLPSAKSSVFFKIFLLALVGGNRFMSGIAGCKGIEYSSPTLASAISPKILASSTTVSHDQHLTISESSWIIGGLLIAAQYLLVSIWLILQTRIMEGGLISSLGSVIHTWGLHLKGPVYISLFKLLICLESG
- the LOC106402960 gene encoding WAT1-related protein At5g40230 — translated: MERGAEEKTVALRYFCGDVVPFAAMVSVECVTVGSNTLFKAATLRGLSFYVYIFYSYVVATIVLLPLSLIFGRSRRLPSAKFPVFVKIFFLAILGLMSGLVGLKGVEYSSPTLSSAISNLTPAFTFTLAIIFRIEQVRLRSSATQAKIIGTIVSISGALVVVLYKGHKVLTAAPSPSNISLDQHLTSSNSSWMIGGLLLASQYFFISVWYIVQTKVMEAYPEEITVIFFYNLFATLISAPVCFFAERNLTSWVLKPDISLAAIIYSGVLLSSFGLAMHTWGLHLKGPVYISLFKPLSIVIAVILGAIFLGDALYLGSVIGSVILSLGFYTVIWGKAREDATKTVTGSEQSPLLLTHVVEDEALSLR